The following is a genomic window from Anopheles aquasalis chromosome 3, idAnoAquaMG_Q_19, whole genome shotgun sequence.
TTCTTTGTCTCCGCGTGCACACACGATGACCTTGACTCCCTCGCTgaatgggggaggggaggcGCGCACTGGCGTTGTATGTTTTGTCACCACCTCGCCACTTCCTAGAATGACGGTAGGCGCCCTTCAAGATGTTCCTGGAACCGTTTCTTTGAAATGAACTCAGTCCTCAGGTGCACCGACAATCGCTCACTAAAACTGCACTAAGCGACTTGATGCACTTGCACACAGCTGCACGCAATCTCTCGTCATCGATTTGGCCCCTACACAGCACTAGCACCTGGGGGTTGACACTCGCTCTTATCGGTTGAAGCTTCGCAGGCCCCGTGGCCTAGCCTTCGCGGGTGGCGCTCtatcgctctccctctctcgcgcgcgcacgcacaaccACTTGCGATCGACACGAAATTGCGTAGAAATTGCGTTGCACTTGGCACAGCTGGACCACTAGAACTCAACAAATGCACGACACTGTGAACTGGGGTTACTAAAACTGCGGAGACTGCGGAGAAGACAACGAAaacggatcgcgatcgaagcGAACGTGTTCTGTTCCGACGAAACGCTTGAATGAAACTGTCCCCACCCCGCGGACTCTAGCTTCGCGGGCGCGCCAGTTGCTGGAATGGAGATCCAaagtgttggtgtgcgtgggAACAAAGCGCCCCAATCAGCTGAGCGCCACTTGTCAAAGTGCAGTCCAGCATCATCCCGGAATCCGCCGCTGGCCAATATGAATACGTTCGGATGATGCAcaaaccacgcacacactcctTTGCTACACACAAGGGATGGAAGAAGTTACTAGCGTTGTCTGGCGTGTGATTCCCCGCACGAAGGCGCACGAACTCTCGTAAACAGGCCGAATAGCAACAGGTTCCTTCTGGGGGTCTGCTCGTGACACATCTTTCGAAATAATTCGTTACTCGGAATGTTTCAAGCTGGACCCGTTATCTTCTAGTTGCGGTCACAGCACAAAAGTAGGGTGGGTCTGCTTGGCATTTACGGCATAATTGAGGAGGCGTGGATGCATTTTGGTGCAATCGCACCCTCCCTGTTTGCAGCACGTGCTAGAGATAGCGCGATGGAGGTGCCATAAATTGGCAGTTCCGGGATTTAAAAATATCCTTCCATTCAATTTATCGACTACAGGGGACTTAGCGTAGTACAAAGGCAAAAAGATAAAGCACCGCGGTATCACAACCAGAAGCTTCCGGCGTAAGACATCATCAGTCGTCAACTCTTTCCGATGACGCTCGACGAACAACCCCTATCGTTACCGGGCAGATATCAATCGATGCTCCAGAAACGATCCCGGAGTTGTCTCCGTCCATGTTCATTCACGATGTTTCTTATCAGTTGAAGAAGCGGAGAACAAAGTTCAACAAAAACGCAACAAGGGCTGTGATAGCAACTTTCAACAAGCAATTGGCGATGGGAATCAGACGTCtatatttgttttctttattgTGTAGTGAAAGTCCTTTATCGTATTTTATCTATTCGCTCTTCAGCAACGACTCTTTGTGGCAAGAAGGACCATCATAGAACGCAGAGATGTTCGGAAGAGTAGTGGGCATTTTTAACTCACCTTAAATACGCTACATGAGACGCTAAAACACggtttttgtgataaaaaaatatttcaaacattatttattcatttgattGACCATTCATAATCTTCGAGCTTGATAAATTAGGATAACATTCTTGTTGCGATATCGTCTCACTTCCTAACCCGTTTCTACTTATACTAGCATCACACTCCGCGGCTCTGGTCTCATCCCTCTCAATCGAAAACTGCGTCCGTTACACTTAAAACATCTAGAATAATTTTACACCCGATTACAGCACATCAATACAGGTCAAGAATTGTTTCAATAACTTCTAATTACActcaacacacaaaacataaacGGCGCGATCGAGAAAATCGTTCTTTGACTACGATGACTCACTCGACGCCAGCAGTGATCGGGGTTAACAACTTAAAAATTTACATTAAGAGCTCATCGGGTTTTTGTCGAATTGACTACAGTTATATGGATAAATTGTGATAGTGTAGCACAGTGCTGGGATTCGCTATAAGCGGAAGgagaatcaaacaaaacgattattatttaaaaaccaaaaacgaaacacacggCCCTtctgttttgcataatttaacaTCGTCAAATAGAAAAATACTGAAAAAATCACGAGATTTATCATGGATTGTTGGATATTGCATATCATGGGGCGCGTCCGGGTTTGCTCGCTGCCCATATTTTCCTTCACACCAATAAGGATGACGTCCCTTTTATTTAGCCGGTGGGATCTTCTCGAGGAAATCTAGGGCGAGCACGTGTTCCACCTCTTCGAGACATTGTTTGGTGTCCTTTTCGGTGTCACTGTAGGATATGTGCGATGGCCAGCGCATCGAGAGCGTAGAGAAAAAGCCGTACAGATCCTGCAGCGTGTTGATAGACTGGCAAGTAAGCATTATGTGACTCCCTTTTGTCGTTTGTGTCTTCTGCAAGAAAATAAGCAACAATGAAACACTggttttttaaagaaaaaacatgGGCCATTTCCTTACAGGTGAATGAGATGTGTAGCGCAAGTCCATGAGCTGGGATATTCGGGAAACATGAGGAATGAAAGCCACCGTTTTCTCGTCATATCCACCGCACTTGTGGAAGTTTTCATTTTGGCTGCTTACAAATGCCCAACGGTACCTGGGAGAGAACATAAATTGGAAGTATTAATATGCTGCCCAGCCGTTGAGTGCCGCATTCGTGTAGGACTTACATTTGAAAGTGTGGTAAAATGGTGGCCGGAAGTACGCAACCTAGCTCCAGCAGTTTCGCCGTTTCAAGCTGTACCATTCGCCAGTGTGGATGCCCGTACGAATACAAACCGTTGCTCGTGTTTGTAACCCAGGCCGTATCCAATCCCGATAGCATCCTTATGTGTTGGCTAACCCGACGACGAGAGTAGAAACAATATCAAACGTAATTAGGAATTACCACGCCAAGTTGACAACATTTTGCAAACAGCCCTCTGATGGTTATTCTTCTTTCTCGTGCCCGGTATTAGATACCGCCAAATGTGTTCTATTAATTCCGTGTGCAAAACAGATTTCTTACCTTGATTGGGACCTGTgtatttttggttttgagAGAGGATGTTCAGTATTCAAATGGTGAAATACAAACAACCAATGAGGGGACAGTAATCGATTGGTGATCGGTGACAGtgaaagagacaaagagaaaaataCGTTTACATTATATTCACGATATGCATCCCCAGTAGTCAAGCAACGAAAAGAATCAACCGTACAAAGGTTCAACGaacaagaacgaagaaaaaaagaataactAAAAGAAGGAACCAAAAATTCTACACAGGATAGAGCCAAAGAGAGTCAGGCGAAAGGAAggtgagaaagaaaaaaaaaacattaaaccccAAACCGGTTAAACCAAAACACCCACTTAGTGAAGGGAAGTTATCGTGCTGCCTTACCTGAACTCCTCCGTATCGGTCATCAGTTCTTGTTCGAGAGACAAAAACACTTGCACCATctcggcgatgatgatcggccACAGACTGGTGACATGATCTGCCGACATGCGCAACAAAAGCACTCGGAAGCACAGAAACACGGCCGATTGTATCAGTGGCACAACCTGTGGCAACCGCAAACTGTTCGCAAGTTGTTCTGCGGGATAGAGGATAATGGATGAGCATGACTTGCGGTGAGCTCGACTGACTGTCCGCAGAATTACCTTGAATTTCTGGCATGTATTTGTGGTATTGGTCAACTTCACTGCAGAATATTACAAATGCCAGTCTCTTCAATAGCAAGGCTCGTTGCTCATACTCCTGCTCCTTGGAAGTGAATATATTGAGGGATCCTGTCTGCGCCATCGGTAAACGATCTACGTGAAAGAGAAATGATATGTAAGCAAAGGTGCTGTACGATCACACGGAAGTGCTTCGGTTGGTACCATACTCACTCATTAGATCTCTAAAAGTGGTATTATCACAGGTCATCAAACTATCGAGAATAGTTTTCCAGTACGGCATACAACGGCTGTCCATTTGGAAAAAGGCTGGGTCCAGTAGCAGGTCTAGTGCATCTTTACGCCAAGCTTTTCGAATGTACTAttacaccaaacaaacagaatGCGGATAAGATTAGTCCAATCCCTGCGGGAATATAGTGAATATTTCGGTTGCCTTACCTGATAAGTGCTAAGGCTGGCCAACAGCTTGGAACAGGCGTGAAAGGTAGGAATATTTTTTGCAGTGTGCGTCTTGAGGTAAGGCACAATGTTGTACATGACGCCGGTAACTATCGTCGTGACTTTATCCTTCTCCTGTGAGCTGAATGCCACGTCGAGCAATGTGGCTAGAATGGCAGCAAGGATGGATTGGGCCTGTATCGAGTAGTGCTGGCTGGACGGCATCAAAAGCCCATCTTTGCCGGTGCTTTCTATCGAGCTAAACTCTTCCTTTACCGACAAGTTTCGGCGTAACCAGGTCGTCTGTTCAAGGCATGAGCCGGCCACATTCGAAACCGCTTCCACCAACCGTGAGGTGACGTCGTGCAGATCGCGCAGATCCTTTTTATCGGAAAACGGCATCGTAGGGCAGCGTTGCACGAACTCGTTCAGGATCGAAAGCGCCACAAACTGAGCCGTTATTTGCAGAGTCAAACAATCTTTTAGCAGCGCGTACAGCGAACTCCAGCAGTCGGTATATTGTGCAGGGGAGACACCCGATATGAGGAAGAAGTAGAGCAGTTCCAAGGCGCTTACCTCCAGATTCAAACCAAATGGTGGCTGATAGATCGGTGGAGGACTCTTTATGACCTGATGCATCGTTTGAATGAACGAATCGACCGACATGATCCGTATGCCCGTGATCAGCTTAACGAGCAGCAGTTGATTATCACTCGCCTGTGGTAACGCCTTGGCCATTATGTCGAAGAAATCCATATCTGCGTTCTCTCCGCCACCGCTGCTCGAGGACCCTGCGTCAAGGCCTCCGGGAGTGCTTCGCTCGAACCACGCTACGGCGATCGCGGTCAAAAAGTTCGTCCCATAGTGCATCGATATCGGACTGAGGAACTCGAGCAACTGATGCTTCACACGCCGGAAATCGCTGATGCTTGTCTCCCACAGCGTGGCAATCGTAATGATGATCCGTGGCAGGTGGCTTAGTATGGCCGTCTTGGCCACTTCCTGGTGACTCTTCTTTACCTGCTGATTTATGCCACCACTAAGTAGCGATGAGGAGTAGGACAGAAACACGTTCACGATGTTGTTGATAATCTGCCCAGACTGGTTGCCCGAAGAAGTCAATCCAATACCGTTGGCGGAGGACGCATTGAACATGCTGGCCAATGAGAGTTGTTGCGAACTGTCCAGCAGACAGTAGTGCGCAAGCACAGTGATCGCTTCCAGCTGCGAAACAAtgtaatcgatcgattgcacaaGGATACGTTCGCGTTTAGTCACGCGATCGAGGTTGCTGCACAACTGATGGATCACACTGATCACGATGTTCGTCAAGCTGCTGGGAGGCAAACAGGTCAAACAAGCCGTCACCATGTCGGTCCAGTTCTTGTGCACATGCTGCAACCGTTCGCAGGCAAGGGCAGATAGAATGGTCGATAGGAACATAGGTTGCTGAGCGATCAGTTGGTTCGGAATGTACCGATACGTCCGCTTCGTTTCCGGCGCCACCTTTGTCGgtgaactgctgctactagcggCCGCTCCGGCACTAGCACTACCaacaccactgccaccactgctCTTGGGTCCTTCGCTCTTATCGTCCGCTCGCTGTTGAGCAATCTCGTGCTCTAGCTTCACCACGGCCAGTAGCAAACGCAGAAGCTCGATCTGATATGCCTCCGCGTTCTGTCGTGTACTTTCCGGGTCGCTGTAGCGGAGCACTTCATCTGCGTAACAAGTGTATCCGCCTGGAGCCGAAAAGTAGTTCACCGAGGAAGCCAAGCAGTACAGGACGATCTTCTGCACCTTGCACTTTTCCAACAGATCCGCCACATAATTTGCCAGATTCTTCCCAACGTCCTTCAGCACTGCCAGCAGTTCACTGAAGATGGTCGTCATTAGCTCGATACATTCGAGCTGGATCTTGGCATTCGTGTTGAAATCGTCACGCGAGGGCATCTGACCCTTGCCATCCTTGCAGTCCGTTTGATAGCTTCGCGTATAgtacagcagcaccgtcagAATCACCTCCAAGTACATGCAACCGCGGTACAGATTCTGGTGTTCGGAATCATCACGCGCCTCGGTGAATCCCTTTCCAAACACGTTGCGCCGGTGACGCAGCAGTAGCGATTTGATCTGACCACTCGAAACCGACGTAGTCACCGAGAGGCACAGGAAGAAGCGAGCATCGTTGGTCAGAATGTTTCGCAGCGTTTCGATCGTATAAAGGATCTGCTTCGTGTTGAACACCGATTCGTACACCAGGAAGTGCGTGTGGAATGGATAGAGTTTGTTTCCGTTGCGCCAACTCTTGATTCTGGTAAACGAAATCCGCGGAACGGGGGGATTCTCAGCTTCTACACTGGCATCTCCCGCTTCGGTCGCTTCTCCGCCTTCACCAGCGATTGAACATTTATTTGAATTATCGGATGATACAGCGGTAGTAGTGGTTGTAGCGGTCATCGTTATGCTGCCATCGTCATTCGTGATTTCATCCATCGTTGTGGTACTGTTCAACGATGCGGGAATCCCATTGGTCAGCGTGTACGATGATCCCGAGAGCAGTGAATCATCTCCTAGCGCTCCGGAGCCCGTCGAGTTGCCCGAGGAAATAAGATAAGTTTTACGATTGCGAAAGCGATCGCTGGATTTGCTGATAAAATCCACAATGGGACCATCCTCGACGTACCGCTTAATCGGTTCATTGTCATATCCGCCCTCCACACCACGCAACCGACCATTCCGCAATCGTGACCCACCAACGAGCTGCGATCGAcgaaggtgatggtgctgatccGTTTCACTatcattgccatcatccaGATCCGACGTTGATCGATGAAaatccttcttcagctgcGACGCTACGCTCATCGATCCCGTGGCCAATGAATTTGGCTCCGAGATGCCACTATCCGCATCGGCGGCCGCTGCTAACAAGCCCATCGAATTCGAACGATTACGCATAGCACTGGTTCCCTTCGCGATGGCCAACTGTTCCGATTCGAGAGGATTTATGATCACAGAAATCTTGCCATACTGTCCCCCATCGTCGACGGTACCAACTGTACCGCCAGCCGTGGCAGTGGCAATTGACGATGCGGCCGATCCTTTCTTGCCCGAGGTCTCCGTGGTAACGTAGTTGGATACGATGAGctgactactgctgctgctgctggcagatccattgttgccaccaccaaggcccgtactgttgctgctgcctttagAGCTACCActaccgccgctgctgccactgctgctaccaccgatGGACACTCcgaatatttttttctgtatcgatcgaatcggacTACGCTTTTTACCTAATCCGGCCGCCGGATCCATGTGATAGCGTATCTGACCATCCTCCGAGCTGACTGCAAAGCACGCCTGGTTCAATTGCACATCTGCATCGGCCAGTAACTCCTTTTCCCATTCACTCAttccaccgctgccaccagcaTCGTCATTCTCCAGACCAACGCCTCGTAATCGCTTGGGACAGAAAATGCTCAACCGTTTGGTGCTCTCGTTCAGTAGCGTCTTCAACAGCAACTTTAAAATGCGTCCAATATCCCCCCGTACCAGTGCCTCTCGAAGCCAATTGGACGTTTTCACTTGTATCGATACGTTCCGTGGCAGGGTGAGCGAGTCCAGGACTAGGTATAACAGCTTCTCGAACTCATTCCCATGGTACGTATCACGCCCGAGCTTCCACAGCAGTTGAAACTTGCGGAAACCATCCGAATCGATCTTGAGCTCCGTTTTGGCCAACGTCGGTATCTGCCACAGGCCCTGCAATGCGGTGGGCCGTTTACCACGATCAGCTTTTCGCTCCAGAATCTCTCGGTAGTGGCTgtcggcatcatcgtcgtcatcgaaaaGATTCTGTGGTACCAGTAACCGATCGATAATGACACTCTCCGTAAAGCGACTATCCAGACAGTTGTGCAATCGGTAGAGCAGTTGACTAATGGTCCTCGCTTCGGGTCGCGCTGCATCCAGATAGCCCCACAACATAGTCGTCAGCACCTGAAACACTTTCGTGTGTCGCTCCAAACAGTTCACATGCGACAGCTTCAACAGCGGCATCATCAGGACAATGGTTTTACCCGATCCAGACTCTTTGGAGGACTTGCGTCCATTGGTGCGCAGTAAACCGATCATATCGATTAGCGTTTGCGCCGCGGACAGTTGGGTGTCGAGATCGCTCACGAAAACGGTCAGTACGGTCAATGCCTTTAGCCAACCGGGCACTTCTTCAATTCGATCGGTTCCACTGCACTCGTTGCGATAGCTCGGAAAAGACGACATCTCGGTCAGAACATTGCACGCCAGCTTGAGAGCATTCCTCAATGATTCGCCAATCGGTATGCGTGCTACACGGCACAACTTTTCGTTGCCTCGTATCAGTTGGGCTATTTCATACTCCTGATGTCCTACAGAATGCACtgctctactgctgctgctggtgctgctactgctattgATGTTCTGGGCAGCCATTCCAGCAGTTCGACCCTTGACGGATTCTGCCAGCATTGCGGTGAGTTTTGCACGTGACGTCTGTGCGCTGATTGTGAGGCAGTCAAACAGTTCATCTAGCTCCGAGGCAAGCGTATTGATAACGACGAGATCTTGATCCACTTGCCCTGAACCAACCGCTGTAGGATCGGTCGTGTTGGTTAGAAAGATGTTCTCCTGCAAACTGACCTGTCCACTAGAGCAAGATGTATCTGATGCCGCGGCCGTCGCGAGTAGCTTGCGACAAACGTACAACTCGTAGAAGGCCACGTACTGTCGTATACAACGATCGAGAATTGGACAATCGGGCAACTGCGCAACCGCCGGATCCGACGATTGTATTTTGATGACAATCTCACTCCCGGCTATGCTTGCTTCTTCGGTACCGCTGCTACCACTATCACttcggctgctgttgcaatTGCGGACACCatagctgccgctgctgctagtgctactgttgctactggtaCTGCTGCAACTAAATCGCTTCTGCTCTGCCGATCGATCATCGTTCACTGGAGTGCCATTCACCGGAGTACCCGTAAGACCGTTCTTCAAATTGGGCGTAGAGCTCGCCCCACTTATCGCCGCCAGTTCCAACTCCGAGCGGTTGATCTTCGTTTTGCTGCCCTTAATCGAACCTTCCCTAGAGGAGCTCGTGCTTAGTTCGGTAAGTTTGGTGTACGATTTggactttttgtttttcttgccgTACTTCCCACTGCCACCGCTCCCCTTTTTGTGCAATCCTTGGCTCGAACTGGATCGTTGGAATGCAGCCGGGGATTCGGCGACCTGTAGTGAGCTTTCGTGTATCTTTGAATCGCTACTACTCTTCTCTAATCCGACGGTCTCCTTGGCTTCCTGGGCGCTCGGAGTAGCACTAGCGCTACGGCCAAGCGACAAATCTAGCACCTTCTCTGACATGATCATTGGTTGGATTTTGGAAACGATTTTCACGCACAGTCGCAGCGAAGCGGCGACTTCTACCGAATGCATGTTGTCCACGTACATCGTTAGCAGACAGATGAGCTTCAGCAGAAACTTGGGCAGGTGGACACGCGTCGTTTCGTTGTACATTTCTAGCGAGAGCGTTTCCAACAGGAACTCAGTCAAATGACACACCTCCACCGCGGATGCTGGTCCCGAATCAATGCGTATTGGCTCGGAAGCGTCACGTTGCTGTCGCTCTGCACGAATTGCGGCCTCGCCGTACAGCCGGGACATGTAGTTCCATATGTAGGCAGGATCGAACGTCGAGAAGAGCAAGTTGGCGGACTTTTGCACCTCCAGATTGCCGTTGCAAAGGGAAATTGCACGAATGATTTCACACAGCACATCATCCAGTATGCGCAGCCCGATTTCGGCTTTATCGAGCAAAGAAATGAGAATCCGGTACGGGCTGAGGTCCACCGGGCTATGCGTGATGCTCTCCTTGAGGATCATCTTGAATCCCTCGATCAATCGCTTCTTGGCGTACTGCTCAAAGTAGGCATGTGGGCTGTAGGGCTGCGATTGATCGTGGTTCCgaccatgatgatgctcgtgATGGTTCTTACCAAGACTGGTGTCGGATCCAAGCAACCATGCATACAATCGTCGATTCAACGACATGTCCCGGCGAAGGATCGTGTTAAGTGCCGTTTTGACCAGCTTTGTGGCGTACATCTCGGACAGGAAGCCCTCCTCGTGCATCGGGAATGCCAGGAGAAGAAATTCGAGCGTATTGCGCTGTACCAGAATGACGCCATCGTTTAAACAACTGCACAGTCCATTCACCATCAGCTCCACACTGCTGCCCATCAATTCGCGCTGGGCCGAACATGGCAGTTTCTTATCGTAATGCTCCACCACATACGTGATTGCGGGCAATCGTACGGATGCATTCGTTACGATGCACTCCCACAGGCAAGTATAGAAACATTCCGGCTTCACCGCCACACACACCTTATCGAGGAGCTGATTCGTGCGTTCAAAGTGATCCTGTCCCGATTCCAAGCCCGGGAACACGCCACTAAGAAACCCACTCAGCGCAGGCCGTAGCTTCTCGCCCAACGGAACGAAGTACTTTTCGTAGATGGATAGCAGTGCCGGTCGCACGTTCATGGCCGAGTAGCCCAGCAGTGGAAACAGGCCTGCACTGTAGATGAACAGCTCCGAGGCGAGCCGTTCCACGCCGATGTTACTGAAGATGACATCGTACGATTCCAGAGCTTTCAGGTGCACGCCGGACGGCAGAGCAGGGTGCATGCACTGTGCCAATCGCTTGGAAATCTTAATCCGCCGTGGAATGATCTGATACTGGGCATTCGAGGAGATCACCTTGTTGAGTTTGCCAAGCGCCGAGATAAGGTCGGCCCACTCGCTGGAGTATTCAAAGTTCTTCAGTGCCTTGTCGATGTTCGAGATGTACACCCGGTACTTGGGCTGCTTCATCAGATCGTACTCCTCCATCAGGCCAGAACCAGTTGCGGAGTCCATTGCCGtggccgtcaccgtcgccgttgtGACCGCTgtaaatcgaaagcaaacaaaacgttaGTGTCTGGGGTGCAAACATTGCTCTGTGTTCAGTTCAAGTGTGCAAACGGCTTCATGGTGATTGGCCCGCGACGCGTTATCTAATGACAACCTTATCTACCGCCAAGACGCGGAACGAAGAACCGGTCCGAGGTTGTTTGCCAAAATGACGGTCCAGATATCGGTGTCGATGTTCCAAGAGACTTGATAGCGCGGGGGGACCACATTTTGTTCAACGATAAGAGTTCAAAGCAGGAAGCAGCTGCGAATCTGCTGCTATGATACAAGCCTTAGCATATGATTCACACATCTACGGCACATCGCCAAGAGCAGCATCCAACGAACGTtaacaccacgacgacgaacaccTTTTGCAGCCAACCGTAGCTCAAGATAATAAAGTTGGTCAAGGTTGCCACGGTAgcccccaccacca
Proteins encoded in this region:
- the LOC126574006 gene encoding protein dopey-1 homolog isoform X2; the protein is MRKAKGVRQAKGIIAVTTATVTATAMDSATGSGLMEEYDLMKQPKYRVYISNIDKALKNFEYSSEWADLISALGKLNKVISSNAQYQIIPRRIKISKRLAQCMHPALPSGVHLKALESYDVIFSNIGVERLASELFIYSAGLFPLLGYSAMNVRPALLSIYEKYFVPLGEKLRPALSGFLSGVFPGLESGQDHFERTNQLLDKVCVAVKPECFYTCLWECIVTNASVRLPAITYVVEHYDKKLPCSAQRELMGSSVELMVNGLCSCLNDGVILVQRNTLEFLLLAFPMHEEGFLSEMYATKLVKTALNTILRRDMSLNRRLYAWLLGSDTSLGKNHHEHHHGRNHDQSQPYSPHAYFEQYAKKRLIEGFKMILKESITHSPVDLSPYRILISLLDKAEIGLRILDDVLCEIIRAISLCNGNLEVQKSANLLFSTFDPAYIWNYMSRLYGEAAIRAERQQRDASEPIRIDSGPASAVEVCHLTEFLLETLSLEMYNETTRVHLPKFLLKLICLLTMYVDNMHSVEVAASLRLCVKIVSKIQPMIMSEKVLDLSLGRSASATPSAQEAKETVGLEKSSSDSKIHESSLQVAESPAAFQRSSSSQGLHKKGSGGSGKYGKKNKKSKSYTKLTELSTSSSREGSIKGSKTKINRSELELAAISGASSTPNLKNGLTGTPVNGTPVNDDRSAEQKRFSCSSTSSNSSTSSSGSYGVRNCNSSRSDSGSSGTEEASIAGSEIVIKIQSSDPAVAQLPDCPILDRCIRQYVAFYELYVCRKLLATAAASDTSCSSGQVSLQENIFLTNTTDPTAVGSGQVDQDLVVINTLASELDELFDCLTISAQTSRAKLTAMLAESVKGRTAGMAAQNINSSSSTSSSSRAVHSVGHQEYEIAQLIRGNEKLCRVARIPIGESLRNALKLACNVLTEMSSFPSYRNECSGTDRIEEVPGWLKALTVLTVFVSDLDTQLSAAQTLIDMIGLLRTNGRKSSKESGSGKTIVLMMPLLKLSHVNCLERHTKVFQVLTTMLWGYLDAARPEARTISQLLYRLHNCLDSRFTESVIIDRLLVPQNLFDDDDDADSHYREILERKADRGKRPTALQGLWQIPTLAKTELKIDSDGFRKFQLLWKLGRDTYHGNEFEKLLYLVLDSLTLPRNVSIQVKTSNWLREALVRGDIGRILKLLLKTLLNESTKRLSIFCPKRLRGVGLENDDAGGSGGMSEWEKELLADADVQLNQACFAVSSEDGQIRYHMDPAAGLGKKRSPIRSIQKKIFGVSIGGSSSGSSGGSGSSKGSSNSTGLGGGNNGSASSSSSSQLIVSNYVTTETSGKKGSAASSIATATAGGTVGTVDDGGQYGKISVIINPLESEQLAIAKGTSAMRNRSNSMGLLAAAADADSGISEPNSLATGSMSVASQLKKDFHRSTSDLDDGNDSETDQHHHLRRSQLVGGSRLRNGRLRGVEGGYDNEPIKRYVEDGPIVDFISKSSDRFRNRKTYLISSGNSTGSGALGDDSLLSGSSYTLTNGIPASLNSTTTMDEITNDDGSITMTATTTTTAVSSDNSNKCSIAGEGGEATEAGDASVEAENPPVPRISFTRIKSWRNGNKLYPFHTHFLVYESVFNTKQILYTIETLRNILTNDARFFLCLSVTTSVSSGQIKSLLLRHRRNVFGKGFTEARDDSEHQNLYRGCMYLEVILTVLLYYTRSYQTDCKDGKGQMPSRDDFNTNAKIQLECIELMTTIFSELLAVLKDVGKNLANYVADLLEKCKVQKIVLYCLASSVNYFSAPGGYTCYADEVLRYSDPESTRQNAEAYQIELLRLLLAVVKLEHEIAQQRADDKSEGPKSSGGSGVGSASAGAAASSSSSPTKVAPETKRTYRYIPNQLIAQQPMFLSTILSALACERLQHVHKNWTDMVTACLTCLPPSSLTNIVISVIHQLCSNLDRVTKRERILVQSIDYIVSQLEAITVLAHYCLLDSSQQLSLASMFNASSANGIGLTSSGNQSGQIINNIVNVFLSYSSSLLSGGINQQVKKSHQEVAKTAILSHLPRIIITIATLWETSISDFRRVKHQLLEFLSPISMHYGTNFLTAIAVAWFERSTPGGLDAGSSSSGGGENADMDFFDIMAKALPQASDNQLLLVKLITGIRIMSVDSFIQTMHQVIKSPPPIYQPPFGLNLEVSALELLYFFLISGVSPAQYTDCWSSLYALLKDCLTLQITAQFVALSILNEFVQRCPTMPFSDKKDLRDLHDVTSRLVEAVSNVAGSCLEQTTWLRRNLSVKEEFSSIESTGKDGLLMPSSQHYSIQAQSILAAILATLLDVAFSSQEKDKVTTIVTGVMYNIVPYLKTHTAKNIPTFHACSKLLASLSTYQYIRKAWRKDALDLLLDPAFFQMDSRCMPYWKTILDSLMTCDNTTFRDLMNRLPMAQTGSLNIFTSKEQEYEQRALLLKRLAFVIFCSEVDQYHKYMPEIQEQLANSLRLPQVVPLIQSAVFLCFRVLLLRMSADHVTSLWPIIIAEMVQVFLSLEQELMTDTEEFSQHIRMLSGLDTAWVTNTSNGLYSYGHPHWRMVQLETAKLLELGCVLPATILPHFQMYRWAFVSSQNENFHKCGGYDEKTVAFIPHVSRISQLMDLRYTSHSPKTQTTKGSHIMLTCQSINTLQDLYGFFSTLSMRWPSHISYSDTEKDTKQCLEEVEHVLALDFLEKIPPAK